AGCTAGATCCCGAGATTAGGAGAAACTTTGCGTGTAGGGGTTGGTTACCTTTGTTAGATATTTCTCACCCCCCCTCGGGCTACCTTGATCAGAGAGTTCTATTCGAACCTCTTTGTCCACTTTTATGATGCTGACACTCTTGTGAGGAGTTGGATTCGTGGTGATGAATACACCATTACCCCTTCGGTAGTGGCTGCTGCTCTTGGGGTGCCTCTTGTTCAGCATCTTGTCTACCTTTATGATGAGTCTCCTCCCCTAGAcgacatcatgtcttacatcaCTGGGTCTTCTATCCAGTGGGGTTTTAATCATCGGATCACTACTACTGAGCTCACTGAGGTTCACTATCTTTTCTTTCGAATTGCTTGTCATTCCTTGTGGCCTATATCTCATCTACACACCATCCCTATTGAGCGATGTGTGTTTCTGTATGCCCTTGTTACTGATGCTCCTATCAACTTTCTTCATCTGTTTATTTGCTCCTTGAACGAGGTTTATAGGAGTAGTTCTACTGCTCATGCTCTTTTCTTCCCCGTTTATATTCACCAGATTCTTTTACATCTTGGTTTAGAAGAGCTTCCTACGTCTGAGCCTGTTCATATTATCgctcctataggtgccacctttcttaggcaaAGGATTGCTCAGTTGAGAGCAAGCTCTAAATGTCCTAGGATTGAGTCTTCTGGTGTCGtacctcttcctcctcccttcTCTACAAGTGATACTTCTGCTGAGGCGTCTGTCAATCCTGCTGCTGCTGTTGATGCTTCTCCGCTTTCTACTTCGAATGATTCAGACATTCAACATATGTTGGAGACTGTCATGACTGTTCAGGCGGCTAatggtcagcttttggtggacaTGTTTGATGAGTTTCGTGCTTTACGAGCAGATTTGGAGAGTATTAGaccaccacctccttttgatgatgagtgagtgccctttggcaattcgtcacaaaaagggggagtgcaTTTAGTGTAGAAATGAGCTTTTGTTTAGGGGGAGTTTTTGTGTTGTTTGGAGTTGTGGagttttagattgtatctagatGCTTCACTCTGTATTTTcctttttggctcatgatgtttGTGTTTAGGTTGTCCATGATAGGGGGAaatactttgttttgtttatctgtttcttgtttcacgTTGTGCTACATTGTTTGTTGATCTATATacatgaggttattcatgatatatgtcttgcagtttatgtttatgtgaaatcaagaagttatgctgtttacttgtattttccacacatgcgtttatgtgtttgttaagtgttacaggaacatacaggttgattcagtcgtgctgctgtctacacttgcaactgatggatagtagttaggttgaatttgttatgtTGGGCTATGTTTTTGTAATGGGCTGTTTATATGTgaactttgagcattttgttgtgtttgtgttttgtcacggattgccaaagggggagtttgttaggttctaagacctttaggtttaaatgtattagaacactaatttgtaatgttggaaaatcatgatcaaaacgttttagtcttgtttagactcTCAAAGTATGTTtcttatatgtaaagttggaatcgagttgctgcagaatttactgtgcaattctacctaactcgaccgatcgagaattagactcgaccgatcgaaagtcgtgcagattgtttttctacagaattttccaactcagccctagccagttttacgtgtagggttttatggtttgcctaggtataaaagggaaaaccctagccacgttttttgttgttgttgatgctgtgtgtgtgaatcttctgtgagatctagaggtgtttgccttcacacttacttagggttatcaatgATCAAAACTATGTCACAAACTTGATGATCGTTttagttgcagattcaagagcttaaatatatacaaacaggagtgcttgtgcttgcgcTTGCTgagaattcaagaaagaagtagtctgtggactcgaaactatcacgtggtcgtggtagtaagtttcctactcgaggtaacaataggatgttagtggtctaagtcgctattgtgtaaacttcaaatctttcatagtggattcagttttaccttgaggatagctaggttaaatcctccccaagtgttttaccggtttggttttcctaggtcatcatatcattgtgttttttatattttcgctgctttgcatgatatgatatatttgtgttaacctagatctgcttaatttacctaagttaattacttggctaaataactaggttaatctagttgtgtttaaggggtctaaaaacgtacatatgatataatttttattttatttttaatttcaatctATGGTCTCCACTCCATGAATATTACTCCTATCATCAGGCTAAACATTTTCGATGAAGAAGATAAATGAACCTTAAATCTTTTATTCGATaataagagattttaccagttaagttaactagaatttacaaataatataatacTTAATAATTGTGTGCCATAATTAGTAAATTTATTAATGATgttgaaataaataatagaTAAGAAACACTTTTAAGTGCAAGTGAAGTTCCAACATACTCTCAGAGAGTCGAACCAATTCTTCTTCGGGGACATAAACCCTATTGAAACTCTGACCAGTCTTCTTCTCCCAAAGTGATATCAATTCGAGTTGTGACACAATGTTCTTTAGGGGCCGATAAAGGACAATTCGGTTGCATGTTCTAGGGTCATTGGCAACTTTGATAGTGTACAAAGCGATATCTTCTTCATAATTTAGCACCGCTAAACATACATTAGAAATTTCACAAAAGGTGATTAGTACACATAAATTAAGGAGCAAACataattttatccaattttaaGAATGTTTTGGATAAAAGAAAGTTAATTATAGGCATACCCTTTGTTTTAcccagggtggtcgataccgtaccggtaccggccgtaccggccggtacgtaccgtaccggtcagtgcaccggtaccggtacacttctattttgtaccggaaaaaataccggccgtaccggtcgcgtaccggccataccggccaatttcgggcaataccggccaataccgggcgtaccggccggtacagaaaaaaactttttttttttttttagttttgtaatttttgaatttttgtaaggacataataataacttatttacactaacttattagtattatttgtttttttagtatgcaatgaacaactaagctttctattttttatattgtgttttttttttttccttttaattaatactaaagttttaaactatgaataattttttctgaattgaggtaatattttatgataaacttttatatttactataatataagtgaaatattatatgcttataaccatggttctagagattttagtgtgtgtatataatatatatatatatatatatatatatatatatatatatataaaatagcggtaaacccgaaacggtacaccggtattgaccggtatccgaaatatatcgtaccggtggccaaatcggtacagcctccggtacggtattgacttccttggttttACCACTTCCATAAACTACAACATCGTCTTTTTTCTCATGTGGGCGAAGCAAGTAATTGACAAAATATGCACCAAAGCAATTTGCTGACACAAATGTGTAGGAGATCCCAGCTGCTTCTATTACCCTTCtgatctttctctttttatctAGAAAAACTTCAAAAGGGGGTAGAGGGGTGACCCTGTCCTCTTCGCATCCAAAATCTGATGGAAGGAATCTCTGAGATGccattaggaaaaaaaaagtttaagattGAGTAttaagtgtgtatatatatatatattaaaaaaaaaaaaaaaaaaacctttggaCTTAAACCATCGAACTAGAATAAATTTGCATCTTTGTGGATCAAATCGCAAAAGGATAGTGTGAGTGGAAAAGTTGTTTTATTGATGCCTTCAATCAATTGTTTGAAAGTTATGCAACttgaagatgaaaatgtaaaaatattttattggtgCCGTTAAGACTTTCAGCTCTACTCCAAATGCGTGTGTAGGTATACACACTTACTGTCTATATGTTATACATAGTACatacaacatattttttttaataattaaaaaattacctGCTTATTATAtgatacaaaaatataataattaagagTTAAAAGATGTATCATTCTGTAATTATAAGCATAGAATACATTTCAAACAACTTTGGTGGAGAGAGTTTTACTCTGATCTATTACGAAGTGACATAAACTATCCATGTGTATCatataataaatcaaataaaatattaattaagtcatttaactaaaaatacactaaaatagttttatataaACCATCGTAAATTGAATTAGAGAAATTTTCCCTTTGAAGGAAAACCTTTACGAAATTAAGCTGGCATAGTCCTCACCAAAACTTCCCAGAGAGAATGGGTACCTTTATATTACCAGCAACTTTGATTGCATCTATGATTTTGAGTTGGTCAAGAACTTGAGGATATGCCAATGTGGAGATAACTATGTCCACTTCTCGAAGTACTGATACAATCTTCTCATGCTCATTGAGTTCTCCCTGCATGTCTCAATTGAACATATATAGTTACTTTAATGAATTATTgctgcagagagagagagagagggagagattaCTTGGACAATGGTGACACCCATGGACTGCAAATCCTTGTGTAGGTCTATTTTGGAAGGAGTTGTTTGTGGGGTGATAGGACGAGCATAAACATAAGTTGGATGGCCAAAGAAGATGCTTGCCTTCACCATGTAGTTTCCTATGTAGCCAGTTCCCCCAAATACCAGGATCTTGCTGTTCTCATTCTTCATTGCCATTCCTCTTACTCCTATATCACAGTATGCAATTGGTGATATATACAGTCCATAAAGCTGTGAGCATGATAATATACTGTCCCACACCACTTTACTGTTGACATCAAATTAATTTATGAGTATTTGCTTATGACTTTATATGTAGTTTTATAAAATATCacgtttgtttatatatatatatatatatatataaaaggaaatgCT
This genomic stretch from Castanea sativa cultivar Marrone di Chiusa Pesio chromosome 1, ASM4071231v1 harbors:
- the LOC142621845 gene encoding eugenol synthase 1-like, coding for MAMKNENSKILVFGGTGYIGNYMVKASIFFGHPTYVYARPITPQTTPSKIDLHKDLQSMGVTIVQGELNEHEKIVSVLREVDIVISTLAYPQVLDQLKIIDAIKVAGNIKRFLPSDFGCEEDRVTPLPPFEVFLDKKRKIRRVIEAAGISYTFVSANCFGAYFVNYLLRPHEKKDDVVVYGSGKTKAVLNYEEDIALYTIKVANDPRTCNRIVLYRPLKNIVSQLELISLWEKKTGQSFNRVYVPEEELVRLSETTPAPNNIPVCILHSIFAKGELMSFEIGEDDIEASSLYPDFEYTTIDQLLDIFLVNPPKPAIAAFE